A genomic stretch from Maniola hyperantus chromosome 22, iAphHyp1.2, whole genome shotgun sequence includes:
- the LOC138403914 gene encoding LOW QUALITY PROTEIN: proteoglycan 4-like (The sequence of the model RefSeq protein was modified relative to this genomic sequence to represent the inferred CDS: inserted 1 base in 1 codon; deleted 1 base in 1 codon): MLPRQHRLSLPTTHNTGTTTMLPWQHRSPRPKPTTPAPPRCFPGSADRRCPQPSTPAPPRCYPGSTDPRCPKPTTPAPTTPAPSRCFPGSTDSRCPRPITPEPPRLLPRQHRPSLPGPTTPEPPRCFPGSTDSRCPKPTNSGPPRCFPGSTDSRCPRPTTPEPPRCXPGSTDSRCPRPTTPEPPRCFPGSTDSRCPRPTTPEPARCFPGSTDSRCPRPTTPEPPRCFPGSIDSRCPRPTTPEPPRCFPGSTDSRCPRPTTPAPPQCFPGSTDPRCPKPTTPKPTKPVCYPGSPDPSCPQPPRPSTLNPPTYLPPSTLAPTTPAPPRCFPGSDDPRCLKPTTPEAPRCYPGSTDVRAQNQQLQLLRDASPAALIFVVQNLLHQLLKHLSAKMLPRQHRLSLSETYHSSTSRCFPGSTDPRCPQPTTPATPRCFQAVQTLAAATYYTRSSKMLPRQYGPTLGPRPTTPAPPRCFPGSADPRCPKPTHLNLRDVSLAALTLGVLSLPLQHRQNQHATQGHQTLAVLNRRDLHFEPTYIFTSLNTRI, translated from the exons ATGCTTCCCAGGCAGCACAGACTCTCGCTGCCCACGACCCACAACACCGGAACCACCACTATGCTTCCCTGGCAGCACAGATCCCCGCGTCCCAAGCCTACAACACCAGCTCCTCCACGTTGCTTCCCAGGTAGTGCAGATCGGCGCTGCCCACAACCTAGTACGCCAGCCCCACCAAGATGTTATCCTGGTAGTACGGACCCACGTTGTCCTAAGCCAACTACACCAGCCCCGACCACACCAGCACCTTCAAGATGCTTCCCAGGCAGCACAGACTCTCGCTGTCCGAGACCCATAACTCCGGAACCACCACGATTGCTTCCCAGGCAGCACAGACCCTCGCTGCCCGGACCCACAACTCCGGAACCACCACGATGCTTCCCTGGCAGCACAGACTCTCGCTGCCCAAAACCCACAAACTCCGGA CCACCGCGATGCTTCCCAGGCAGCACAGACTCTCGCTGCCCGAGACCCACTACTCCGGAACCACCGCGAT TCCCAGGCAGTACAGACTCGCGCTGCCCGAGACCCACTACTCCGGAACCACCGCGATGCTTCCCAGGCAGTACAGACTCTCGCTGCCCGAGACCCACTACTCCAGAACCTGCACGATGCTTCCCAGGCAGCACAGACTCTCGCTGCCCAAGACCCACAACTCCGGAACCACCACGATGCTTCCCTGGCAGCATAGACTCTCGCTGCCCGAGACCCACAACTCCGGAACCTCCACGTTGCTTCCCTGGTAGCACAGACTCCCGCTGCCCGAGACCTACAACTCCGGCTCCTCCACAATGTTTCCCTGGTAGCACTGATCCTCGATGTCCTAAACCAACTACTCCGAAACCAACAAAACCAGTATGTTACCCAGGATCACCAGACCCTAGTTGTCCACAACCACCACGGCCTTCAACATTGAACCCACCAACTTACTTGCCACCTTCGACCCTGGCGCCTACTACGCCTGCGCCACCAAGGTGTTTCCCTGGCAGTGATGACCCTCGTTGTCTCAAGCCCACGACTCCAGAAGCTCCACGGTGCTATCCTGGAAGTACAGACGTGCGTGCCCAAAACCAACAACTCCAGCTCCTCCGCGATGCTTCCCCGGCAGCACTGATCTTCGTTGTCCAAAACCTACTACACCAGCTCCTAAAACACCTGAGCGCCAAGATGCTTCCCAG GCAGCACAGATTATCGTTGTCCGAAACCTACCACTCCAGCACCTCAAGATGCTTCCCCGGTAGCACAGATCCCCGCTGTCCCCAGCCAACCACTCCTGCTACTCCGCGTTGCTTCCAGGCAGTACAGACCCTCGCTGCCGCAACCTACTACACCAGAAGCTCCAAGATGCTACCCAGGCAGTACGGACCAACGCTAGGTCCAAGACCAACTACACCAGCCCCACCAAGATGCTTCCCTGGAAGTGCAGACCCAAGATGCCCAAAACCAACACACCTAAACCTCCGAGATGTTTCCCTGGCAGCACTGACCCTCGGTGTCCTAAGCCTACCACTCCAACACCGACAAAACCAGCATGCTACCCAGGGTCACCAGACCCTAGCTGTCCTCAACCGACGAGACCTACACTTTGAACCCACCTACATATTTACCTCCCTCAACACCAGGATTTAA
- the LOC117992710 gene encoding probable cytochrome P450 49a1, translating into MKSRGYVVKWSARRLCERGLRTTVWSYQANDGADRGNLSNRQVPGHRTRSTHAATTSVLETLVPSVKSWDEVPGPKPLPLLGNTWRFIPYIGGYSVEHVDKVCLSLREKYGKCVKMAGLLGRPDMLFVFDASEVERVFRGEDAAPHRPSMPSLNYYKHTLRKDFFGAEKDCGGVIAVHGDSWSAFRTKVSRVALSTGAAAQYTDQVGEVADAFVNRIRGTRNEDMETPDDFLNEVHKWSLESLGLIALDTRLGCFESHEGSESQRLIDAVNTFFLCVGQLELRAPWWRIYPTTMFKRYVAALDTILSVTLTHVDRALKECEANGSKSLLQDLVTAAGPRVAAVAALDMFLVGIDTTSNAVASTLYQLSLRPDVQEKLHTEITNVLQGRPLKAGDVSQMPYLKACVKEVLRMYPVVIGNGRQLTKDTIICDYNIPKGTQVIFQHYVMGNSDEYFSKASEFRPERWIQRANYKHHPFASLPFGFGKRMCLGRRFAELEMHVIICKMVQAFKWSIITSLWTTRASNVHTGRTYTSKLIER; encoded by the exons GTAATCTTTCCAACCGACAAGTCCCGGGTCACAGAACCAGGTCAACGCATGCAGCCACTACATCCGTTCTGGAGACGCTGGTGCCTTCGGTGAAATCCTGGGATGAAGTACCAGGTCCCAAACCTCTGCCTCTGCTTGGAAACACCTGGCGATTCATCCCTTACATTG GTGGTTATTCAGTAGAACACGTGGACAAAGTATGCTTATCCTTGCGCGAGAAATATGGCAAGTGCGTCAAAATGGCCGGTCTGCTGGGTAGACCAGACATGCTTTTTGTCTTCGATGCCAGTGAGGTGGAGAGGGTCTTTCGGGGAGAAGATGCTGCTCCACATAG GCCATCCATGCCATCGTTGAATTATTACAAGCACACGTTGAGGAAAGACTTCTTCGGTGCTGAAAAGGATTGCGGTGGAGTCATTGCTGT ACATGGCGATTCCTGGTCAGCATTCCGAACCAAGGTGTCTCGTGTGGCTCTAAGCACTGGTGCAGCGGCGCAGTACACTGACCAAGTGGGGGAAGTTGCTGATGCTTTTGTTAATAG AATCCGTGGAACAAGAAATGAGGACATGGAAACACCAGATGACTTTTTAAACGAAGTTCATAAATGGTCTTTAGAAT CTCTAGGACTGATCGCTCTTGACACCCGGCTCGGCTGTTTTGAGTCTCACGAAGGGTCCGAAAGCCAACGTTTGATCGACGCGGTGAACACGTTCTTCCTCTGTGTTGGGCAGTTGGAACTAAGAGCACCGTGGTGGAGGATCTACCCTACCACCATGTTTAAGAGATACGTGGCTGCTCTTGATACCATCCTCAG TGTAACTCTGACACACGTAGATAGAGCATTGAAGGAGTGCGAAGCGAACGGAAGCAAGTCTCTACTCCAAGACCTGGTCACCGCCGCCGGGCCCAGGGTCGCCGCTGTGGCAGCCCTTGACATGTTCCTTGTGGGAATTGACACG ACCTCAAACGCTGTAGCATCAACACTGTACCAACTGTCTCTACGACCAGACGTGCAAGAGAAGCTGCATACGGAGATCACAAATGTGTTACAAGGTCGCCCACTAAAGGCTGGAGATGTCAGTCAGATGCCGTATTTAAAAGCCTGCGTCAAGGAAGTTTTAAG aATGTATCCAGTTGTTATTGGTAACGGCCGGCAGCTTACCAAAGATACAATAATTTGCGATTACAACATACCTAAAGGA ACCCAAGTGATCTTCCAACACTACGTAATGGGCAATAGCGATGAGTATTTCTCAAAGGCATCAGAATTCCGCCCTGAACGTTGGATCCAACGAGCCAACTACAAACATCACCCATTTGCATCTCTACCATTCGGATTTGGCAAACGGATGTGCCTGGGCAGGAGATTTGCCGAATTGGAGATGCATGTCATTATTTGTAAG ATGGTTCAAGCCTTCAAATGGAGTATCATCACGAGCCTCTGGACTACACGTGCATCCAATGTACACACCGGACGGACCTATACGTCTAAATTAATTGAAcgataa